The DNA sequence ACGCGGCGAGGCTACCCGAGCGACGTGGACGACGACACGTACTTGTTTCTGTTGCCCTACCTCCTGCTCAGTCGTACAGATGCCCGACAGCGGAGATACCCGATCCGAGACGTTCTCAACGCA is a window from the Deinococcus apachensis DSM 19763 genome containing:
- a CDS encoding IS5/IS1182 family transposase, coding for MTRRGYPSDVDDDTYLFLLPYLLLSRTDARQRRYPIRDVLNALLWMARAGAQWAYLPNDFPPAETVRQQAHRWFEAECFQN